One Falsarthrobacter nasiphocae DNA segment encodes these proteins:
- a CDS encoding phosphoglycerate kinase: MSPRTLDQLIASDVTGRTVLVRSDLNVPLKDGAVTDDGRIRASIPVITKLSEAGARVVVMAHLGRPKGEPDPAYSLKPAADRLGELSGLTVTLAEDVSGESAREAAKALKDGEVLVLENVRFDARETSKEDAERGELAEELAALTGENGAYVDDAFGAVHRKHASVYDIASKLPAYVGDLVATELEVLTKLTDKPESPYVVVLGGSKVSDKLAVIDNLLERADTILVGGGMVFTFLAARGFDVASSLLEKDQISTCAEYLERAERLGKEFVLPTDIVVADKVEEGAQHEVVAADALAESAFGDKAIGLDIGPESAKAFAERIRSAKTIFWNGPMGVFEIPAFAEGTKAVAEAMTQTEGFGVVGGGDSAAAVRQLGFTDDQFGHISTGGGASLEYLEGKSLPGIDALS, translated from the coding sequence ATGAGCCCGCGCACGCTTGATCAGCTCATCGCCTCTGACGTCACCGGCCGCACCGTACTCGTCCGCTCGGACCTCAACGTTCCCCTCAAGGACGGGGCCGTGACGGACGATGGCCGCATCCGGGCCTCGATCCCCGTGATCACGAAGCTCTCCGAGGCCGGCGCCCGCGTCGTCGTCATGGCGCACCTGGGGCGCCCGAAGGGCGAGCCGGACCCCGCCTACTCCCTCAAGCCCGCAGCGGACCGCCTGGGTGAGCTGTCCGGGCTGACGGTCACGCTCGCTGAGGACGTCTCGGGGGAGTCCGCCCGCGAGGCCGCGAAGGCGCTCAAGGATGGCGAGGTGCTCGTGCTGGAGAACGTGCGGTTCGACGCGCGCGAGACCAGCAAGGAGGACGCAGAGCGCGGCGAGCTCGCCGAGGAGCTCGCGGCGCTGACCGGTGAGAACGGAGCGTATGTCGACGACGCCTTCGGCGCGGTCCACCGCAAGCACGCCTCGGTCTACGACATCGCATCGAAGCTGCCCGCGTACGTCGGCGACCTCGTCGCCACCGAGCTCGAGGTGCTGACGAAGCTCACGGACAAGCCTGAGAGCCCGTATGTCGTCGTGCTGGGCGGCTCCAAGGTCTCGGACAAGCTCGCGGTCATCGACAACCTCCTCGAGCGCGCCGACACGATCCTCGTGGGCGGCGGCATGGTCTTCACGTTCCTTGCCGCGCGCGGCTTCGACGTCGCCTCGAGCCTGCTCGAGAAGGACCAGATCAGCACGTGCGCCGAGTATCTTGAGCGCGCCGAGCGCCTCGGCAAGGAGTTCGTCCTCCCGACGGACATCGTCGTGGCGGACAAGGTCGAGGAGGGCGCGCAGCATGAGGTCGTCGCCGCGGACGCTCTCGCCGAGTCCGCGTTCGGGGACAAGGCCATCGGCCTGGACATCGGCCCCGAGTCCGCCAAGGCCTTCGCTGAGCGCATCCGCTCCGCCAAGACGATCTTCTGGAACGGCCCCATGGGCGTGTTCGAGATCCCCGCTTTCGCCGAGGGCACCAAGGCCGTGGCCGAGGCCATGACTCAGACCGAGGGCTTCGGCGTCGTTGGCGGCGGCGACAGCGCCGCGGCCGTGCGCCAGCTCGGCTTCACAGACGACCAGTTCGGACACATTTCCACGGGCGGCGGCGCGAGCCTTGAGTACCTCGAGGGCAAGAGCCTTCCGGGCATCGACGCTCTCTCCTGA
- the tkt gene encoding transketolase: MSEQNRLDWSDDDRKAVDTIRVLAADAVEKIGSGHPGTAMSLAPVAYLLFQNILRHDPADPTWAGRDRFILSPGHTSLTLYLQLFLSGYGLEMDDVASLRAKDSLTPGHPEYKHTKGVEMTTGPLGQGLATSVGFAMAQRRMRGLFDPTAAPGESPFDHNVFVIASDGDLQEGVTSEASSLAGHQELGNLVVIYDQNKISIEDDTDIAYSEDVIKRYESYGWHTQRVDWTQGDSYVEDVDALYSAILAAKNETGRPSLIALNTIIGWPAPNKQNTGAIHGSKLGADELAAVKELLGFDPEKTFEIDPKVLAHARKVAERGAQEHAEWQKSFDAWAAEHTELAATYERLEARKTPEGWTDALPTFEAGKDVSTRKASGQVLTALGPVMPELWGGSADLAGSNNTTIEGEKSFAPTSRTTKTWDASPYGRVLHFGIREHAAAAAVNGIVLGSPTRAFSGTFLIFSDYQRPAIRLSALMGIPSVYVWTHDSIGLGEDGPTHQPVEQLSSLRAIPGLDVVRPADANEVSYAWRGILENHENPAGIVLSRQDLPVVERGEGAYASAEGVLRGGYVLAEAQKDGRDVEPEVLLIATGSEVQHALGARDELAKEGVAARVVSMPCLEWFERQDAAYRESVIPAACKARVTVEAGLSMCWERILGDAGRAVSLEHYGASASAEELFADYGFTAENVAAKARESIAAAK, from the coding sequence ATGTCCGAGCAGAACCGCCTTGACTGGAGCGACGACGACCGGAAGGCCGTGGACACCATCCGTGTGCTCGCGGCGGACGCGGTCGAGAAGATCGGCAGCGGCCACCCCGGCACGGCCATGAGCCTGGCGCCCGTGGCCTACCTCCTCTTCCAGAACATTCTGCGCCACGACCCGGCGGACCCCACGTGGGCCGGGCGCGACCGCTTCATCCTCTCCCCCGGTCACACGTCCCTGACGCTGTACCTGCAGCTCTTCCTCTCCGGCTACGGCCTGGAGATGGACGACGTCGCGTCGCTGCGCGCAAAGGACTCCCTCACCCCGGGCCACCCGGAGTACAAGCACACCAAGGGCGTCGAGATGACCACGGGCCCGCTCGGCCAGGGTCTCGCCACCTCCGTCGGCTTCGCCATGGCCCAGCGCCGCATGCGGGGCCTCTTCGACCCGACAGCCGCGCCGGGCGAGTCCCCCTTCGATCACAACGTCTTCGTCATCGCCTCCGACGGCGACCTCCAGGAGGGCGTCACGAGCGAGGCGTCATCCCTCGCGGGCCACCAGGAGCTCGGCAACCTCGTCGTCATCTACGACCAGAACAAGATCTCCATCGAGGACGACACGGACATCGCGTACTCCGAGGATGTCATCAAGCGCTACGAGTCCTACGGCTGGCACACGCAGCGGGTGGACTGGACGCAGGGCGATTCCTACGTCGAGGACGTCGACGCACTGTACTCGGCGATCCTCGCGGCGAAGAACGAGACCGGCCGCCCCTCCCTCATCGCCCTCAACACGATCATCGGCTGGCCTGCCCCGAACAAGCAGAACACGGGCGCCATCCATGGCTCCAAGCTCGGGGCGGACGAGCTGGCTGCGGTCAAGGAGCTCCTCGGCTTCGACCCCGAGAAGACCTTCGAGATCGACCCGAAGGTCCTCGCTCACGCCCGCAAGGTCGCCGAGCGCGGCGCCCAGGAGCACGCCGAGTGGCAGAAGTCCTTCGACGCCTGGGCCGCGGAGCACACCGAGCTGGCCGCCACCTACGAGCGGCTCGAAGCCCGCAAGACCCCCGAGGGCTGGACCGACGCGCTCCCGACCTTCGAGGCCGGCAAGGACGTCTCCACCCGGAAGGCATCGGGCCAGGTCCTCACGGCCCTCGGCCCCGTCATGCCGGAGCTGTGGGGAGGCTCCGCCGACCTCGCTGGCTCCAACAACACGACCATCGAGGGCGAGAAGTCCTTCGCTCCCACGTCGAGGACGACGAAGACCTGGGATGCGAGCCCGTACGGCCGTGTCCTCCACTTCGGCATCCGCGAGCACGCGGCCGCCGCGGCGGTCAACGGCATCGTCCTCGGCTCGCCGACCCGCGCGTTCTCCGGCACGTTCCTCATCTTCTCGGACTACCAGCGCCCGGCGATCCGCCTCTCCGCCCTCATGGGAATCCCCTCCGTGTATGTGTGGACGCACGACTCGATCGGCCTCGGCGAGGACGGCCCGACCCACCAGCCGGTCGAGCAGCTCTCGTCGCTGCGCGCCATCCCCGGCCTCGATGTGGTGCGCCCGGCCGACGCCAACGAGGTCTCCTACGCCTGGCGCGGGATCCTCGAGAACCACGAGAACCCGGCAGGCATCGTTCTCTCCCGCCAGGATCTGCCCGTCGTCGAGCGCGGAGAGGGCGCGTACGCGTCCGCTGAGGGTGTCCTCCGCGGCGGGTACGTTCTCGCCGAGGCCCAGAAGGACGGACGGGACGTCGAGCCCGAGGTCCTTCTCATCGCCACCGGCTCGGAAGTCCAGCACGCCCTCGGTGCGCGGGATGAGCTCGCCAAGGAAGGCGTCGCCGCCCGCGTCGTCTCGATGCCGTGCCTCGAGTGGTTCGAGCGCCAGGACGCCGCATACCGCGAGTCCGTCATCCCCGCCGCCTGCAAGGCTCGAGTGACGGTCGAGGCCGGCCTCTCCATGTGCTGGGAGCGCATCCTGGGCGACGCCGGCCGCGCCGTGAGCCTTGAGCACTACGGCGCGTCGGCCTCCGCGGAGGAGCTCTTCGCTGACTACGGCTTCACCGCCGAGAACGTCGCGGCCAAGGCGCGCGAGTCCATCGCGGCCGCCAAGTAA
- the pgl gene encoding 6-phosphogluconolactonase — protein sequence MSADPVTTVVLPTAEDVSRRAAAALLAEIERVQDEGRTAHVVLTGGTIGIRLLADARRLLATDAASLDPTRLELWWGDERFVPRDSEDRNERQAREALLDHLSIPEANTHHMGSSDEFGTAEEAADAYAALLQSRAPEGEDLPRFDVLLLGMGPDGHTASLFPGTGLVFAEGVTTAVHNSPKPPADRVSLTLTAINAAEEVWIAATGPEKAPMVARALAGAAPDEVPAGAPRGRRATRWYLDSASAGAAAPAGQSVSQDDDDDA from the coding sequence GTGAGCGCTGACCCCGTCACCACCGTTGTCCTGCCCACCGCCGAGGACGTGAGCCGCCGCGCGGCCGCCGCCCTCCTTGCAGAGATCGAGCGCGTCCAGGACGAGGGCCGCACGGCCCACGTTGTGCTGACCGGCGGCACCATCGGCATTCGCCTGCTCGCGGACGCGCGCCGTCTCCTCGCGACGGATGCCGCTTCCCTCGATCCCACCCGCCTTGAGCTGTGGTGGGGGGACGAGCGCTTCGTGCCGCGTGACTCCGAGGACCGCAACGAGCGTCAAGCCCGCGAGGCGCTCCTTGACCACCTCAGCATTCCCGAGGCCAACACCCACCACATGGGCTCGTCAGACGAGTTCGGGACGGCCGAGGAGGCCGCTGACGCGTATGCGGCACTCTTGCAGTCCCGCGCGCCCGAGGGCGAGGACCTCCCCCGCTTCGACGTTCTGCTCCTGGGCATGGGCCCGGACGGGCACACAGCCTCCCTCTTCCCGGGGACAGGCCTCGTCTTCGCTGAGGGTGTCACCACGGCGGTGCACAACTCGCCCAAGCCGCCCGCGGACCGGGTGTCGCTGACGCTCACGGCCATCAACGCGGCCGAGGAAGTGTGGATCGCCGCCACCGGTCCCGAGAAGGCCCCCATGGTCGCGCGCGCCCTTGCGGGGGCGGCCCCCGACGAGGTCCCCGCGGGTGCGCCTCGCGGGCGGCGTGCCACCCGCTGGTACCTCGACTCGGCCTCCGCGGGCGCGGCTGCCCCGGCGGGGCAGTCGGTCTCCCAGGATGACGACGACGACGCCTAG
- the tal gene encoding transaldolase has product MAQNPNTQALSDAGVSIWLDDLSRDRLNTGNLQELIETKNVVGVTTNPSIFAAALSAGHAYDDQIAQLGKAGTSVEDAVFEITTQDVANAADVFKGVFERTNGTDGRVSIEVDPRSARDAKATVAEAKKLVEKIGRDNILVKIPATVEGLEAITETIAAGISVNVTLIFSLERYRAVINAYQLGLEQALAAGKDLSRIHSVASFFVSRVDTEIDKRLEAIGTDEAKGLKGRAGVANAQLAYQVFEQAFSTERWELLKDKGANRQRPLWASTGVKDPSLPDTLYVTGLVAADVVNTMPEKTLDALADHGKVTGDTVTGEYADANAVLDAVAEAGVDYTDVVDQLEEEGLAKFVDAWKDLLTSLDEELAKSR; this is encoded by the coding sequence ATGGCACAGAACCCCAACACGCAGGCACTCTCCGACGCAGGGGTCTCCATCTGGCTGGACGATCTCTCGCGGGACCGCCTCAACACCGGAAACCTCCAGGAGCTCATCGAGACGAAGAACGTCGTCGGCGTGACGACGAACCCGTCGATCTTCGCCGCCGCCCTCTCCGCGGGCCACGCGTACGACGACCAGATCGCCCAGCTCGGCAAGGCTGGCACGAGCGTCGAGGACGCCGTCTTCGAGATCACGACCCAGGACGTCGCCAATGCGGCGGACGTCTTCAAGGGCGTCTTCGAGCGGACCAACGGCACGGACGGCCGCGTCTCCATCGAGGTTGACCCGCGCTCGGCCCGCGATGCCAAGGCGACGGTCGCCGAGGCGAAGAAGCTCGTGGAGAAGATCGGACGGGACAACATCCTCGTCAAGATCCCCGCCACGGTCGAGGGCCTCGAGGCCATCACGGAGACCATCGCCGCGGGCATCAGCGTCAACGTCACGCTGATCTTCTCCCTCGAGCGCTACCGCGCCGTCATCAACGCCTACCAGCTCGGCCTCGAGCAGGCGCTGGCCGCGGGCAAGGACCTCAGCCGGATCCACTCGGTCGCGTCCTTCTTCGTCTCCCGCGTGGACACGGAGATCGACAAGCGCCTTGAGGCCATCGGCACGGACGAGGCCAAGGGGCTCAAGGGCCGCGCGGGCGTCGCCAACGCCCAGCTCGCCTACCAGGTGTTCGAGCAGGCCTTCAGCACGGAGCGGTGGGAGCTCCTGAAGGACAAGGGCGCCAACCGCCAGCGTCCCCTGTGGGCCTCGACCGGCGTCAAGGACCCGAGCCTGCCGGACACGCTCTACGTCACGGGTCTCGTTGCCGCGGACGTCGTCAACACGATGCCCGAGAAGACGCTCGACGCCCTCGCCGACCACGGCAAGGTCACCGGGGACACCGTCACCGGCGAGTACGCGGACGCCAACGCGGTGCTCGACGCCGTGGCGGAGGCCGGGGTGGACTACACCGACGTCGTCGACCAGCTGGAGGAGGAGGGCCTCGCGAAGTTCGTCGACGCCTGGAAGGACCTCCTGACGAGCCTCGACGAGGAACTCGCCAAGAGCCGCTGA
- the zwf gene encoding glucose-6-phosphate dehydrogenase: protein MRDPRDRRLNRIAGPSSIVFFGVTGDLARKKLLPAVYDLAHRGLLPPSFGLVGFGRRDWSHEEFAGEVRSHVEEHTRTGFDEDVWNQLAAGIRFVSGGFDDDDAFDALKDTLDELDRSQGTQGNHAFYLSIPPKSFEPVCAQLSRHGLAEHEDGGPFKRVVIEKPFGHDLASARELNTVVESVFPPDAIFRIDHYLGKETVQNLLALRFANQFFEPLWNANNVDHVQITMAEDIGIGGRAGYYDGVGAARDVIQNHLLQLLALTAMEEPISFDADHLRAEKEKVLSAVVVPEDPEANSARGQYKSGWQGGEKVTGFLDEEGFNPESTTETFAAIRLEINTRRWAGVPFYLRAGKRLGRRVTEIAVVFKKAPAVLFGDDAGLGHNAVVVRVQPDEGATIRFGSKVPGTQREVRDVSMDFSYGHNFTESSPEAYERLILDVLLGEPPLFPRHEEVELSWKILDPFEEAWAASDSRPEQYEPGSWGPQSAHDLLARDGRTWRRP, encoded by the coding sequence CTGCGCGACCCGCGGGACCGCAGGCTCAATCGCATCGCAGGACCGAGCTCGATCGTGTTCTTCGGTGTCACGGGCGACCTCGCCCGCAAGAAGCTTCTCCCCGCCGTCTACGACCTCGCCCACCGCGGTCTGCTGCCGCCGAGCTTCGGTCTCGTCGGCTTCGGCCGCCGGGACTGGAGCCACGAGGAGTTCGCGGGCGAGGTCCGCTCCCACGTCGAGGAGCACACGCGCACGGGCTTCGACGAGGACGTCTGGAATCAGCTCGCGGCCGGCATCCGCTTCGTCTCCGGCGGGTTTGACGACGACGACGCCTTCGACGCCCTCAAGGACACGCTCGATGAGCTGGACCGCTCCCAGGGGACACAGGGCAACCACGCGTTCTACCTGTCCATCCCGCCGAAGAGCTTCGAGCCCGTCTGCGCGCAGCTGAGCCGCCACGGCCTCGCCGAGCACGAGGACGGCGGCCCGTTCAAGCGCGTCGTCATCGAGAAGCCCTTCGGCCACGACCTCGCCTCGGCCCGGGAGCTCAACACGGTCGTCGAGTCCGTGTTCCCGCCGGATGCGATCTTCCGGATCGACCACTACCTCGGCAAGGAGACGGTCCAGAACCTCCTGGCCCTCCGCTTCGCCAACCAGTTCTTCGAGCCCCTGTGGAACGCGAACAACGTGGACCACGTCCAGATCACGATGGCCGAGGACATCGGCATCGGCGGCCGTGCCGGCTACTACGACGGCGTCGGCGCCGCCCGCGACGTCATCCAGAACCACCTCCTCCAGCTGCTGGCCCTCACCGCCATGGAGGAGCCCATCTCATTCGACGCCGACCACCTGCGCGCCGAGAAGGAGAAGGTCCTCTCGGCCGTCGTCGTCCCCGAGGACCCCGAGGCCAACTCGGCCCGCGGCCAGTACAAGAGCGGGTGGCAGGGCGGCGAGAAGGTCACAGGGTTCCTCGACGAGGAGGGCTTCAACCCGGAGTCCACCACGGAGACGTTCGCCGCGATCCGCCTCGAGATCAACACGCGCCGCTGGGCGGGCGTCCCGTTCTACCTGCGGGCGGGCAAGCGGCTCGGGCGCCGCGTCACGGAGATCGCGGTCGTCTTCAAGAAGGCGCCGGCGGTTCTCTTTGGCGACGACGCCGGGTTGGGCCACAACGCCGTCGTCGTCAGAGTCCAGCCAGACGAGGGCGCGACGATCCGCTTTGGCTCCAAGGTCCCGGGCACCCAGCGCGAAGTGCGGGACGTGAGCATGGACTTCAGCTACGGTCACAACTTCACGGAGTCCTCCCCGGAGGCCTATGAGCGCCTCATCCTCGACGTGCTCCTCGGCGAGCCGCCGCTCTTCCCGCGCCACGAGGAGGTCGAGCTCTCGTGGAAGATCCTCGACCCGTTCGAGGAGGCCTGGGCTGCGAGCGACTCCCGCCCGGAGCAGTACGAACCCGGTTCGTGGGGGCCGCAGTCCGCCCACGACCTCCTCGCTCGAGACGGAAGGACGTGGCGCCGCCCATGA
- a CDS encoding glucose-6-phosphate dehydrogenase assembly protein OpcA: MIVDLPSTTVSKVDKALNRLRKEGGVSAVSRVLTLLVQSGPEGYEEAVEAANAASREHPCRVVVLVAGDPEAEARLDAQIRVGGDAGASEVIVLEAHGALAGESESLVSGLLLPDAPIVLWWPDGVAGTKTERTLGRMATRRITDSAADDDPRAALLTLAGRYRPGDTDLAWTRLTLWRGQLAAIVDLINPATITQITVDGAPNSPSTTLLAAWLSERLPVRVTVASTPTAPTEGVTRIRISRPEGDIELVRTAERVVELYQPGQNVQRISLPERTLEDCLSEELRRLDADEVFGEVIKSPMIRTSLRSVRPSER, translated from the coding sequence ATGATCGTCGATCTCCCCTCAACCACCGTCTCCAAGGTAGACAAGGCGCTCAACCGCCTTCGCAAGGAGGGCGGAGTGAGCGCGGTCAGCCGCGTGCTGACGCTTCTTGTGCAGTCCGGCCCCGAGGGCTACGAGGAGGCCGTGGAGGCCGCGAACGCGGCAAGCCGCGAGCACCCGTGCCGTGTCGTCGTCCTCGTGGCCGGCGATCCGGAGGCCGAGGCGCGCCTCGACGCCCAGATCCGCGTGGGCGGGGACGCAGGCGCCTCCGAGGTCATCGTGCTCGAGGCCCACGGGGCCCTCGCAGGCGAGTCCGAGTCCCTCGTCTCCGGTCTCCTGCTCCCGGACGCGCCCATCGTCCTCTGGTGGCCGGACGGCGTCGCTGGAACGAAGACTGAGCGCACCCTTGGCCGCATGGCCACGCGGCGCATCACCGATTCCGCAGCCGACGACGACCCCAGGGCCGCGCTCCTGACCCTCGCCGGACGATACCGCCCCGGGGACACGGACCTCGCGTGGACGCGCCTGACCCTGTGGCGGGGCCAGCTCGCGGCCATCGTGGACCTCATCAACCCGGCCACAATCACCCAGATCACCGTGGACGGAGCCCCGAACTCCCCCAGCACCACGCTCCTCGCGGCGTGGCTCTCCGAGCGCCTGCCGGTCCGCGTGACCGTCGCCTCCACGCCGACGGCCCCCACCGAGGGTGTCACCCGCATCCGCATCTCGCGCCCCGAGGGAGACATCGAGCTCGTGCGGACGGCTGAGCGCGTCGTCGAGCTCTACCAGCCGGGGCAGAACGTCCAACGCATCTCGCTGCCTGAGCGCACCCTCGAGGACTGCCTGTCCGAGGAGCTCCGCCGACTCGACGCCGACGAGGTCTTCGGCGAGGTCATCAAAAGCCCCATGATCCGCACCAGCCTGAGGAGTGTGCGCCCCAGTGAGCGCTGA
- the secG gene encoding preprotein translocase subunit SecG — protein sequence MQILSIVISCVLALTSILLTSLVLFHKGQGGGMSDVFGGGVSSSLNSSGVAQRNLNRLTVTVAVIWAVAIVALALMQRFAAAA from the coding sequence GTGCAGATTCTCTCCATCGTGATCTCGTGCGTGCTTGCACTGACGAGCATTCTCCTGACGAGCCTCGTCCTCTTCCACAAGGGGCAGGGCGGCGGAATGAGTGACGTCTTCGGCGGCGGCGTGAGCTCCTCGCTCAACTCCTCCGGCGTCGCGCAGCGCAACCTCAACCGCCTGACGGTGACCGTTGCCGTCATCTGGGCTGTGGCCATCGTGGCCCTGGCCCTGATGCAGCGCTTCGCCGCTGCCGCCTGA
- a CDS encoding superoxide dismutase: protein MSVYTLPDLPYDYAALEPNISARIMELHHDKHHKTYVDGANKALESLAEAREKGDFADITRLQKDFAFHLGGHTNHSIFWNNLSPEGGDKPEGELAAAIDDAFGSFDAFRAHFTSAATTLQGSGWAFLAYEPISGKLVIEQLYDQQGNVPVAQTPLLMLDMWEHAFYLDYVNVKADYVKAFWNIVNWADVARRFEAARSGASQLITFTGSSAV from the coding sequence GTGTCTGTTTACACGCTGCCTGATCTTCCCTATGACTACGCCGCGCTGGAGCCGAACATCTCGGCTCGCATCATGGAGCTCCACCACGACAAGCACCACAAGACGTACGTGGACGGCGCCAACAAGGCACTCGAGTCCCTCGCCGAGGCCCGTGAGAAGGGCGACTTCGCCGACATCACCCGCCTGCAGAAGGACTTCGCGTTCCACCTCGGCGGACACACGAACCACTCGATCTTCTGGAACAACCTCTCCCCGGAGGGCGGCGACAAGCCCGAGGGCGAGCTCGCTGCGGCCATCGACGACGCCTTCGGCTCGTTCGACGCCTTCCGCGCTCACTTCACGAGTGCTGCGACGACCCTCCAGGGCTCCGGCTGGGCGTTCCTCGCCTACGAGCCGATCTCCGGCAAGCTCGTGATCGAGCAGCTCTACGACCAGCAGGGCAACGTTCCCGTGGCACAGACGCCGCTCCTCATGCTCGACATGTGGGAGCACGCGTTCTACCTCGACTACGTCAACGTCAAGGCGGACTACGTCAAGGCGTTCTGGAACATCGTCAACTGGGCCGACGTGGCCCGCCGCTTCGAGGCCGCCCGCAGCGGCGCCTCGCAGCTCATCACGTTCACGGGCTCATCCGCCGTCTGA
- the tpiA gene encoding triose-phosphate isomerase: MTVTKDGGYVRTPLIAGNWKMNMDHVQGITLLQKLAWTLQDAKHDFERVEVAVLPPFTDLRGVQTLVNGDKLPVRYGAQDLSEHDSGAYTGEISGQFLAKLGCSYVLVGHSERRALHSEGAELLQGKIQAALRHGLVPIVCVGEPLEVRRSGEHVSYTVDQLRETLKGLSAEQVAGLVVAYEPVWAIGTGEVASEQDAQEMCAALREFVAQEFSSEAAEGLRLLYGGSVKAANAATILGQTDVDGVLVGGASLDAAEFANIVRFEHHVVA; the protein is encoded by the coding sequence ATGACGGTCACGAAGGACGGCGGATACGTCCGCACCCCGCTCATCGCGGGCAACTGGAAGATGAACATGGACCACGTGCAGGGCATCACGCTGCTGCAGAAGCTCGCGTGGACCCTCCAGGATGCCAAGCACGACTTCGAGCGGGTCGAGGTGGCCGTCCTGCCGCCGTTCACCGACCTGCGCGGCGTGCAGACCCTCGTCAACGGGGACAAGCTGCCCGTGCGCTATGGCGCCCAGGACCTCTCCGAGCACGACTCCGGCGCCTACACCGGCGAGATCTCCGGCCAGTTCCTGGCGAAGCTCGGCTGCTCCTACGTGCTTGTGGGACACTCGGAGCGCCGCGCGCTCCACTCCGAGGGCGCTGAGCTCCTCCAGGGCAAGATCCAGGCCGCGCTGCGCCACGGCCTTGTGCCGATCGTCTGCGTCGGTGAGCCCCTCGAGGTGCGCCGTTCCGGCGAGCACGTGTCCTACACGGTTGACCAGCTGCGCGAGACGCTCAAGGGCCTCAGCGCGGAGCAGGTCGCCGGGCTCGTCGTCGCCTATGAGCCCGTGTGGGCCATCGGCACCGGGGAAGTCGCGAGCGAGCAGGACGCGCAGGAGATGTGCGCGGCCCTGCGGGAGTTCGTCGCCCAGGAGTTCTCGTCTGAGGCGGCCGAGGGCCTGCGCCTCCTCTACGGCGGCTCCGTCAAGGCAGCCAATGCGGCCACGATCCTCGGCCAGACTGATGTCGACGGCGTCCTCGTCGGCGGGGCGAGCCTCGACGCGGCCGAATTCGCCAACATTGTTCGCTTCGAGCACCACGTCGTGGCCTAG
- the gap gene encoding type I glyceraldehyde-3-phosphate dehydrogenase, with product MTVRVAINGFGRIGRNYLRAVLQQDSDVQVVAINDLTDNETLAHLFKYDSITGVLPHEVTYTDSALVIDGEEVRAFEEKDPSKLPWGELEVDIVIESTGRFTKAEDARKHIEAGAKKVIISAPATDEDVTIVMGVNEDEYNPETDVIISNASCTTNCLAPLAKVVNDEFGIVRGLMTTVHAYTADQNLQDAPHKDLRRARAAALSIIPTSTGAAKAIGLVLPELKGKLDGFALRVPVPTGSATDLTVTLEREVTAEEVNAAFKKAAAEGPLAGYLEYSEAPLVSADIVGNPHSSIFDAGLTRVIGDQLKVVSWYDNEWGYTSRLVDLTSFVGSKLA from the coding sequence ATGACTGTTCGCGTTGCTATCAACGGTTTCGGGCGCATCGGCCGCAACTACCTTCGTGCCGTCCTCCAGCAGGACTCGGACGTGCAGGTCGTCGCGATCAACGACCTCACCGACAACGAGACCCTCGCCCACCTCTTCAAGTACGACTCGATCACGGGCGTCCTGCCCCACGAGGTCACGTACACGGACTCCGCCCTCGTCATCGACGGCGAAGAGGTGCGCGCCTTCGAGGAGAAGGACCCGTCCAAGCTTCCGTGGGGCGAGCTCGAGGTGGACATCGTCATCGAGTCCACGGGCCGCTTCACCAAGGCCGAGGACGCTCGCAAGCACATCGAGGCCGGCGCCAAGAAGGTCATCATCTCGGCCCCCGCCACGGATGAGGACGTCACGATCGTCATGGGCGTGAACGAGGACGAGTACAACCCGGAGACGGACGTCATCATCTCCAACGCCTCGTGCACGACGAACTGCCTGGCGCCCCTGGCCAAGGTCGTCAACGACGAGTTCGGCATCGTCCGCGGCCTGATGACCACGGTCCACGCCTACACGGCTGACCAGAACCTCCAGGACGCCCCGCACAAGGACCTGCGCCGCGCCCGCGCCGCAGCGCTCAGCATCATCCCGACCTCCACGGGCGCGGCGAAGGCCATCGGCCTCGTCCTGCCGGAGCTCAAGGGCAAGCTGGACGGGTTCGCCCTCCGCGTGCCGGTTCCCACGGGCTCTGCCACGGACCTCACGGTCACGCTCGAGCGCGAGGTCACGGCCGAAGAGGTCAACGCCGCGTTCAAGAAGGCCGCAGCCGAGGGCCCGCTCGCGGGCTACCTCGAGTACTCCGAGGCTCCGCTCGTCTCGGCCGACATCGTCGGCAACCCGCACTCGTCGATCTTCGACGCGGGTCTGACGCGCGTCATCGGAGACCAGCTCAAGGTGGTCTCCTGGTACGACAACGAGTGGGGCTACACCTCCCGCCTCGTCGACCTGACGAGCTTCGTCGGCTCCAAGCTCGCCTGA